In Spodoptera frugiperda isolate SF20-4 chromosome 13, AGI-APGP_CSIRO_Sfru_2.0, whole genome shotgun sequence, the following are encoded in one genomic region:
- the LOC118270703 gene encoding TBC1 domain family member 7 — protein MNLNYISVKSYKNLLYHYKMTDERNFRSSYYEKVGCRGVEEKKSLEILMKEKPWDKVKLKQFCLRFTVPAAYRNLVWKVLLDILPVYPDSHQFVMEQRTEQYQDLLYAVEKFDFVSMDAPRTQVLLEMWLLDNEERKPPLFPETNFSSADTFIPIVNTLLELYDDEVDVYWLAKSLTDVVRNMQRELPKLKEAFITMLEKEDGDVFNHLVDINAMEVLPLTKWFNCCYAGILDDTSLTKIWDKVCSGAPKILSFVAVMLVITLRRNILRSKHSDEVLKCVSQIPEQCEEVVANKAIELWQYYGAQPQNDTLAKK, from the exons ATGAATTTAAACTATATAAGTGTAAAGTCTTATAAGAATCTTTTATACCATTACAAAATGACTGACGAACGGAATTTTCGATCGTCCTATTATGAAAAAGTTGGATGCCGGGGGGTGGAAGAAAAGAAATCGTTGGAAATTCTAATGAAAGAGAAGCCTTGGGACAAAGTGAAGTTAAAACAGTTCTGCTTAAGGTTCACAGTGCCCGCAGCGTACAGGAACTTAGTGTGGAAAGTGTTATTGG ACATACTGCCAGTGTACCCAGACTCCCACCAGTTTGTAATGGAACAGCGCACGGAACAGTACCAGGACCTATTGTATGCAGTAGAAAAGTTTGATTTTGTGTCTATGGACGCTCCGAGGACCCAAGTGTTGTTGGAAATGTGGTTACTAGACAATGAGGAGAGGAAACCACCACTGTTCCCAGAAACTAATTTCTCA TCAGCTGACACATTTATACCCATAGTCAACACATTACTGGAACTGTACGATGATGAAGTGGATGTGTACTGGCTGGCCAAAAGCCTCACCGATGTAGTACGCAACATGCAGAGGGAGCTACCGAAACTCAAAGAGGCATTCATCACAATGCTTGAGAAGGAAGACGGAGATGTATTTaa tcACCTGGTGGACATCAATGCTATGGAAGTGTTGCCACTTACAAAATGGTTCAATTGTTGCTACGCTGGTATTTTAGACGACACATCCCTTACAAA AATTTGGGACAAGGTATGCAGTGGTGCTCCAAAGATCCTCTCGTTTGTTGCTGTTATGCTAGTTATTACGTTACGCAGAAACATACTTCGGTCCAAACATTCTGATGAGGTGCTGAAATGTGTCTCACAG atCCCAGAACAATGTGAGGAAGTGGTGGCCAACAAGGCCATTGAGCTGTGGCAGTACTACGGCGCACAGCCACAGAACGACACCCTGGCCAAGAAATGA
- the LOC118270197 gene encoding putative autophagy-related protein 11, with protein sequence MEVPDAMKDPKYIEKKREELRIFFQDVKLPKEVIERAIENELKPLKTDLNRPYIAAADQSNVRTEQEVMSGQPFTTIDDHGKPYTFEEIKEMLKDNPIIAEKARQIQIMADNETFNKQVAVPFEEINIPDYSDMRKELDDAKGDKDKIKHLNYKNMLSLMTSVSNYKAKCAKKLDETTSEQSECADSDNEDKEYEAIEKVVSQYTTKSYETRFQETKDMLGKLADSYDEGGSSQNSNGKPTAAIVSNQVLKDSSVHIVKGQKSNSVIKEVQESFAINEAMNIPLTSNPAALNCNLKSNTKVEAVKQEEEENLDVQEVFPKTFAAKLKDTEKVLRGINSVLNNASSPAIVSNETSNNIDSNLNSPEVENQNEPQKFDQDMEQTMQNTLEGIFESSKEENSENNEMEYKEMKNLARNIVEGAENLSTLIREDITNKLNSMNELLNDVNEALENSRKSNIAYEKLREEGVILRGEIKPAEKVNEIQEGEEHNSMSDPQMDSIHDAISKLNCELKHHEERINQSKARYEQRNDECKTFIQEVDQLLSKSHDILRPMRKKMEEERKKEIAEEMRLAAEAQVSNEDKPTTDTNEEVDVNVKKPRKELWDIDFSQPNEKHKKIAEAQKEDLERSKKINNLLYDIKDNMKDNKEVIRLANNMLRREENRRKGFLDNSGKIRELPSEEIDTKAQGDHIEPAEVESSGGKDVPPLTDEIHQEVKMDLAKKKQSEEMKKQDEAAKERIKQREFQRKVEKELEDMNKTPRMTKEFIKNHCRQHKLYCTPYLNDILYLHFKGFSKIENLEEYTGLKCIFLENNGIQRIEGLDTLSELKCLYLHYNVLRKIENLDGCPKLDTLNIDHNFVTKIENLDVVPDLHTLSIAHNMLSAVDDLVHLRLCRNLSVLDLSYNRLEDPLVVDVLADMVILKVLVLTGNPVVRNIPAYRKTLTLRLKELLNLDNRPVFPRDRACAEAWQRGGVQEEIAERRRWIARDQEKVMESVRYLIRMRDEKKAIREAKEKEEREKAGVPSQEEEKPDNKIEESNKDLLEIEAPSVKEDPTEVKVKEGVAVDMLSGSEEDDSTSEESSDESDEKEDETGNIEWSQGDKNKRLVQEITSEPPPPQPDDYWYGYGNIKPKNERPEYTSDCQAINNLLFNQGSQVGRKGVTKILEDSKSRDAKTRITDITPEEEKASVSAEKKPLIEIIDVADSKDTDENKTNVKDDSIIEDVTQTNLQIIEKDQTKLDEKSEKVRDKMNVEETKVTSNLITVEDKNTSVQDNKPATKKSKATKKIPIREIPIETKDNTKETPEKDGDNNVNAKQEVQNQGNGDNAASTSEGAVESNVKAQTDGDGVALINYMRRLNTEEIDEDNLDLEPSAEDLEIFAELDREEVERQARIDRGEPPFDPMKLYDKEKMDAFYKEKDSLPAHLVQDKAKFTTYRNDNAFDRIALSQLTAGEKPDESRVKLTHVPGAVLFQYVDNQAPVTDVQYEIGEEDVESAPSSGDTDSINVISDTNTSDEEVKEKEEEAKVTKKPVNRPATAASGKSNQKSPVQGSTASKDKSKPSEKNSGSSVEKKVVGKKYDGNSRGQKADRKSFGSRRTGHDNDDSAAPGVASEREPVAGAAGDTNVAMEYPSTSNILPSSYDTMLNLDRTEAKRSIIKQINSYEDQRFPSQGVNRSDMEENARIDQNVASEILDRTLQYEEREIYRQYDVLTSHAGNIDNKTNAIIERMSGELENEYTLPEVSHILEVHMDAAAQRWRAGDFVQFIPGSPSGSHHDVNDDHDATLIASNNDSLCLEDTLTDENVSRMSAIVGDDSGIGNDITMSDTTEGHDKSVDGNDKTQNDNVGDDSVSIEEKVRQMGEGKENLECENRAIASGSGDAGYSGYEAIDADEKDPVEDLNDSKVFESILGDENFMNDVSTDDIFEDCVDDIEAGTDKEDGGQFDRVEQNYSLEMKLALGIEDGKS encoded by the exons ATGGAGGTGCCTGATGCTATGAAGGATCCTaagtatatagaaaaaaaacgaGAGGAATTGCGAATATTTTTCCAGGATGTCAAACTTCCAAAAGAAGTGATTGAAAGGGCTattgaaaatgagctaaaacctttaaaaactgatttaaatagACCCTACATAGCTGCGGCTGACCAAAGCAACGTTAGGACTGAACAAGAAGTAATGTCTGGGCAACCCTTTACTACAATTGATGACCACGGTAAACCATACACTTTTGAAGAAATTAAGGAAATGCTAAAAGACAATCCGATAATAGCGGAGAAAGCGCGCCAAATTCAGATTATGGCAGACAATGAAACTTTCAACAAGCAAGTAGCTGTACCgtttgaagaaataaatataccaGACTACAGTGATATGAGGAAGGAATTGGATGACGCTAAAGGTGACAAAGACaagattaaacatttaaattacaaGAATATGCTGTCCTTAATGACATCGGTCTCTAACTATAAGGCAAAATGTGCGAAAAAACTCGATGAAACAACCTCAGAGCAAAGCGAGTGCGCCGATTCGGATAATGAGGACAAGGAATACGAAGCAATAGAAAAAGTTGTCAGTCAGTACACAACAAAGTCTTATGAAACACGATTCCAAGAAACCAAGGATATGTTAGGGAAGCTGGCCGACAGCTATGATGAAGGTGGATCATCTCAAAACTCTAACGGAAAACCAACAGCAGCAATTGTCAGTAATCAGGTACTGAAAGATTCATCTGTGCACATCGTCAAAGGTCAAAAAAGTAATTCAGTAATTAAAGAAGTACAAGAGTCGTTTGCTATAAACGAAGCTATGAATATACCATTAACTAGTAATCCTGCTGCTCTAAATTGTAATCTAAAAAGCAATACGAAAGTCGAAGCGGTAaaacaagaagaagaagaaaatttgGACGTACAAGAAGTATTTCCCAAAACTTTTGCAGCAAAACTTAAAGATACAGAAAAAGTATTGCGTGGAATAAACTCCGTTCTTAACAACGCATCATCACCAGCAATTGTATCGAATGAGACATCCAACAACATTGATAGTAATTTGAATTCACCGGAAGTGGAAAACCAAAATGAGCCTCAAAAATTTGACCAGGACATGGAACAGACAATGCAGAATACTTTAGAAGGTATATTTGAGTCAAGTAAGGAAGAAAACTCAGAAAATAACGAAATGGAATACAAAGAGATGAAAAACCTAGCTCGTAACATTGTCGAGGGAGCTGAAAACTTAAGTACTCTAATACGCGAAGATATAACAAATAAACTCAACAGCATGAATGAATTACTGAATGATGTCAACGAAGCCCTAGAAAATTCACGAAAATCTAACATTGCTTATGAGAAATTGAGAGAAGAGGGAGTAATTCTCCGAGGTGAAATAAAACCTGCTGAAAAAGTAAACGAAATTCAGGAAGGCGAAGAACATAATAGTATGTCTGATCCACAAATGGACAGTATACATGACGCTATAAGTAAATTGAATTGTGAACTTAAACATCACGAAGAAAGAATTAACCAAAGCAAGGCTAGGTATGAACAGAGGAATGATGAATGCAAGACGTTCATTCAAGAAGTTGATCAATTGTTATCGAAATCGCATGATATTTTACGTCCAATGAGGAAAAAAATGGAAGAAGAAAGGAAGAAGGAAATAGCTGAAGAAATGAGGCTGGCAGCTGAAGCACAAGTTTCTAATGAAGACAAGCCTACGACTGACACTAATGAAGAAGTTGATGTTAATGTAAAGAAGCCACGCAAAGAGTTGTGGGATATTGATTTCTCTCAACCAAAtgagaaacataaaaaaattgcagAGGCCCAAAAAGAAGATCTTGAGCGAagcaaaaaaattaacaatctcCTTTATGACATTAAAGATAACATGAAAGATAATAAGGAGGTGATCAGATTAGCTAACAATATGTTGAGAAGAGAAGAGAATAGACGGAAAGGTTTTCTGGATAACTCTGGTAAGATTCGAGAACTGCCATCAGAAGAGATCGACACAAAAGCTCAAGGAGATCACATTGAACCGGCAGAGGTGGAGTCATCTGGCGGGAAGGACGTTCCACCGCTCACCGACGAGATACATCAAG AAGTAAAAATGGATTTAGCGAAGAAGAAACAGTCTGAAGAAATGAAGAAGCAAGATGAGGCAGCAAAAGAGAGAATAAAGCAGAGAGAGTTTCAAAGAAAGGTGGAGAAGGAATTAGAGGATATGAACAAAACCCCGAGAATGACGAAGGAATTCATAAAGAATCACTGCAGGCAACATAAACTGTATTGCACGCCGTACTTGAACgatattttgtatttgcatTTCAAG GGGTTTTCTAAAATTGAAAACCTAGAAGAATACACTGGCCTCAAATGTATATTTCTGGAAAATAATGGCATTCAAAGGATTGAAGGACTAGACACACTGTCGGAGCTCAAATGTCTGTACTTGCATTACAACGTGCTGCGGAAGATAGAGAATTTGGACGGATGTCCCAAGTTGGACACTTTGAACATCGACCACAATTTTGTTACAAAGATTGAGAATCTGGATGTAGTGCCCGACTTACACACGCTCAGTATTGCTCACAATATGCTGAGCGCCGTAG acGATCTCGTTCATTTACGACTTTGTAGAAACCTGTCCGTTTTGGACCTTTCTTACAACCGCTTAGAAGATCCTCTGGTGGTGGATGTGCTCGCTGACATGGTGATATTGAAAG TACTGGTTCTGACCGGTAACCCTGTGGTACGCAACATCCCGGCGTACCGCAAGACTTTGACGCTTCGGTTAAAGGAACTGCTCAACTTGGACAACCGGCCGGTGTTCCCTAGGGACCGAGCTTGTGCCGAGGCTTGGCAACGAGGTGGCGTGCAAGAAGAAATCGCTGAAAGGCGACG cTGGATAGCTAGAGACCAAGAGAAAGTGATGGAGAGTGTCAGATATTTGATTCGAATGCGTGACGAAAAGAAAGCTATAAGAGAAGCGAAGGAGAAGGAAGAGCGGGAGAAAGCAGGTGTACCATCGCAG GAAGAAGAAAAGcctgataataaaattgaagaaaGTAATAAAGATCTTCTGGAAATCGAAGCCCCTTCAGTGAAAGAGGATCCTACTGAAGTGAAGGTCAAGGAAGGAGTAGCAGTTGACATGCTCTCAGGTTCTGAAGAAGATGATTCTACAAGTGAAGAGAGTAGTGACGAAAGTGATGAAAAGGAAGACG AAACAGGAAATATCGAGTGGTCTCAAGGGGATAAAAATAAGCGTCTGGTGCAAGAAATCACGAGCGAGCCCCCGCCGCCCCAGCCGGATGACTACTGGTATGGCTATGGGAATATTAAGCCAAAGAACGAAAGGCC TGAGTATACATCAGATTGCCAAGCAATCAACAACTTACTTTTTAACCAAGGCTCGCAAGTAGGAAGAAAAGGAGTGACGAAGATTTTAGAAG aTTCAAAGTCACGTGACGCTAAAACACGCATAACGGACATAACTCCTGAAGAAGAAAAAGCTTCAGTATCAGCAGAGAAGAAACCACTGATTGAAATTATAGATGTTGCGGACAGCAAAGACACGGATGAAAATAAGACCAATGTGAAAGACGATAGCATTATTGAAGATGTGACTCAAACTAATTTGCAAATAATAGAGAAAGACCAAACTAAGTTGGATGAGAAATCGGAAAAAGTAAGAGACAAAATGAATGTAGAAGAAACTAAAGTTACCAGTAATTTGATAACTGTAGAAGACAAAAATACTTCAGTTCAGGATAATAAACCTGCCACGAAGAAATCTAAAGCTACTAAGAAGATTCCAATTAGGGAGATACCCATAGAAACGAAAGATAATACAAAAGAAACTCCTGAGAAAGACGGAGACAACAATGTGAATGCAAAACAAGAAGTTCAAAATCAAGGCAATGGGGATAATGCAGCTTCAACTAGTGAGGGAGCTGTAGAGAGTAATGTTAAAG CACAAACAGATGGTGACGGTGTAGCTCTTATAAACTACATGCGTCGTTTGAATACTGAAGAAATTGATGAAGATAATTTAGATTTGGAGCCGAGTGCTGAAGACTTGGAGATCTTCGCGGAATTGGATCGAGAGGAAGTGGAACGACAGGCAAGGATCGACAGAGGGGAGCCTCCATTTGATCCGATG aaACTGTACGATAAAGAAAAGATGGACGCTTTCTACAAGGAGAAGGATAGCTTGCCGGCGCATTTGGTGCAGGACAAGGCAAAGTTTACCACTTATAGAAATGACAATGCTTTTGATCGCATCGCCTTGAGCCAACTCACTGCTGGAGAGAAACCTG ATGAATCTAGAGTGAAGTTAACGCATGTGCCGGGCGCGGTGCTGTTCCAATATGTGGACAATCAGGCACCTGTTACAGATGTACAATATGAGATCGGAGAGGAGGACGTCGAGTCCGCCC CGTCATCTGGTGATACAGATTCAATCAACGTAATATCTGACACGAACACAAGTGATGAGGAAgtgaaagaaaaagaagaagaagcaAAAGTAACAAAGAAACCGGTAAACAGACCAGCCACTGCGGCCAGTGggaaatcaaatcaaaaatcTCCTGTCCAAGGAAGTACTGCTTCTAAAGATAAGAGTAAACCCAGTGAGAAGAATAGTGGTAGTAGCGTGGAAAAAAAGGTTGTTGGAAAGAAATATGATGGTAATAGTAGAGGACAGAAAGCTGATAGGAAATCGTTTGGCAGTCGTCGTACTGGCCATGATAACGATGATTCAGCTGCTCCTGGAGTTGCCAGTGAACGTGAACCAGTTGCGGGTGCTGCTGGGGATACAA ATGTTGCCATGGAGTATCCCAGTACAAGCAATATTCTACCCTCCTCGTACGATACCATGCTGAATTTGGACCGCACGGAAGCAAAGAGATCCATTATTAAGCAGATCAATTCTTATGAAGATCAGCGATTCCCGTCCCAAG GAGTTAATCGATCGGACATGGAAGAGAACGCTCGCATAGATCAGAACGTAGCGTCAGAGATACTGGATCGCACGCTGCAGTACGAGGAGCGCGAGATATACCGCCAGTATGACGTGTTGACCAGCCACGCGGGGAACATCGACAACAAGACCAACGCCATCATTGAACGCATGTCCGGAGAGCTCGAGAACGAATACACG TTGCCAGAAGTATCCCACATTCTGGAAGTGCACATGGATGCAGCCGCACAGCGGTGGAGAGCAGGCGACTTCGTGCAGTTCATACCAGGCAGCCCTTCTGGCTCTCACCACGACGTCAATGACGACCACGACGCGACTCTTATTGCAAGTAATAACGATTCCTTGTGTTTGGAAGACACACTGACGGACGAGAATGTTAGTAGGATGTCAGCTATTGTCGGAGATGATTCAGGAATCGGCAATGATATTACTATGAGTGATACTACGGAAGGTCACGATAAGAGTGTTGATGGAAATGATAAAACTCAGAATGATAATGTTGGGGACGACTCGGTTAGTATTGAAGAAAAGGTTCGTCAAATGGGAGAAGGAAAAGAGAATTTGGAATGTGAAAATCGAGCTATAGCTTCAGGCTCTGGAGATGCTGGTTACTCTGGCTATGAAGCTATTGACGCTGATGAAAAAGATCCCGTAGAAGATTTGAACGATTCGAAAGTATTTGAGTCAATTCTTGGTGACGAAAACTTTATGAATGATGTATCTactgatgatatatttgaagaTTGTGTGGATGATATAGAGGCTGGCACGGACAAGGAAGATGGCGGACAATTTGATAGAGTGGAACAGAACTACTCTTTAGAAATGAAGTTAGCTTTAGGCATTGAGGATGGGAAGTCGTAG